CCTGCAGGCCCAGCAGGTGGGCGCTGGCATGCAGGCCCGCGCGCTCCTCGTAGATCAGACGCTCGCCCAGCGCCACCGGCAGGGCCTGCACCCGGTGCGCGGCCATGCCGGCCGGTGCCGTGCCGCACGCCTGGGTTTGTGCGGCAGCGCGCAGCGCCTCGAAGCGGCCCTTCAGCTCGGCCAGCTGCTGCGCCTCCTCGCCATCGGGGCGCATGGCCAGCAGCGCCGGCCAGAACACCATCACCCCCAGGCCCAGCGCGATCATGTTGTTGCCGGCCCGCGAATCCACCGCATAGGCCACATCGGCGGCACGCTGCTGCACGGCGTCGAGCTCGTCGAACAGGCGCTCGCAAGGCCAGCCGGCATAGGCCGCGGCATCACCCGGCCTGGGCTGCACGGCCGAAGAATGCGTGGCGCAGCCAGTCTGCAGCAGGCACAGCAGTGCGGCAGCGGTGGTGGCAGCAACGCCCTGGCGAAACCTCGGACAACGGAACATGGCCCCGCCATTGTGCCGCGTGCCGCAGGCCGCCCCACGCCCCCGCCGCGCCCGGCCCGCCCACTGCGCCGGCGCAGCGCGCCAGCAGGCCCGGGGCGCCGCACAGGCAACAAAAAAGCCCAAGTGAATCAATCACTTGGGCTTTTGCTTTGGCGGAGAGGGAGACTGTCAACACCCGCGCCAGTACTCGCTCTCCGGCCGGTCGGGTATCCCTTCGCCAGTCTGTCCGCCAGGTGCGCCGCCCAGCCCGGGACAGCTCTATCCGCGCCTGGGCTTTGCGCTCTTTCGGCGGCTCAAGACCTGCAGCAGCGCAGCCATGTCCGGTTCAGCGGCTGGCGCGGCCGGCTGGGGCGTTGGCTGCATCCGCCCGGCGCCCAGCACGCGCTCCAGCTCGCTGCGCATCAGCAGCGGGCGGCCGTTGGGCTTGCGCTCGACATGCAGGCCCAGGCGCTTTAGGTAGCGGATCCGAGCAGCCGGCGCCACCAGCGGTGCGCACAGTTCGTTCAGTTCATCGTCGGTCAGCCAGGGCAGCGCAACGGCGGTGGACATTCAAGAATCGAAGCGTGGCGAATGCCCGGCATCATCAGGGCAGCGCCACCGCCTCGCAAGGATCGCCATGCCACCCGCGCCGAAGTTCATGACGCTGGCCGAGTGGGGTGCAATGCGCTTCACGACACCTCCGTCGGCCTACGTGCTACGGCAGCTGTGTCGGCGCGGGCTGTTCGATCCGCCGGTCGAGAAGATTGGGCGCACCTGGTACATCCGCGAAGACGCCGTGTTGCTCACGGCTGATGCCAGGGGGCACGACTTGGAGGTCAGCGGCGACCCTGGCGCACCGCCGCGCCGCCTGACGCTGGTGGAGAAGCTGAAGTTGGGCGGGGCGATCTGATGGCCGAGCGCCTGGCCAGCCATGCTCGCTTGCGACAAGAAAACGCCCCGAGGCCATGTCGACCGCGGGGCGGGGAACCGGGGGGACTGAGGAGTCTCCGGATGGGCTCAGGGAGGACAAGCCCAAGGCCTTGCGGCCCGGCGGCATGGTACCGCACCCTGCCCTCCGCCGGTCCCCGGCACCCGCCGGCTGTTGCAGCCCTCCGCGCTGGCTGCGGCGCGGTTTCTTCGTGGGCTGGCCCCAGCCTCATCGGGTGGGCCTCGCGTGCGCGCGCGATGGCCTGCAAGAATTCCGGGTGCGCCTTCTTCCACCCCGCCAGCGCGGGCGCCTGGCGCCGCTCATCAGTCCAAGCTGCCCTGAGCTGCAGTCTCAAGAAGGCTGTCGACGGCCGCCAGGTGCTCAGCCGTCGCCGGCCCTGCGAACCTGAACAGCTCCTGATGGTCGTTCCAAGCGGCATATTGGGTGATCGGCGGCGCCGGCGGCTCGGGCTGCTGCGTGATCAGCATCCGCGCCCGCGCATCGGCCAGCGCATCGACCTGCACCTGCAGCACACCAGGATCCGAACTGCCTTGAGTCTCCAGCAGGCGTTCAAGGTGCGGGGTGCTCATGAACGGCAGCACCTTGTGCCACGCGGATTCGGGCTCCTGGTGGACCGGCACGCGCCGGCGCCGTAGCTCGGCCCTGGCCAGCGCGCGCCGCACATCAGCCGGCAAGGTCGCGAAGATCGTCATCGGACAAGTCCTTCAGGTCGATGGTCAACGCCTGCAGGCGCGGGTGGCAGTAGGGCGCCGCGGCCTTGGCCGCTTCCATCCGCTTGGCGGCCGACATGCGGGGGTTGCGCATCACGTGCAGCAGGTACTCGACCGGCGTCAGGCCAGCCGCTGCCGCCGCCGCAGCCGTCTCGCGGGTCTTGTGGTTCTTGCTGCCCGGTGGTCGGCCGGCGCCGGGGCGGGTGCCGCCTCGTGGCATGGTTTCGATTTCCTCTGATTGTTCGGGCCTGCCGGCGGCTCGAGCGGCCCGCCGGCCGCCCTCAGCCGCCCAGGAACTCGTTCAGCGAGTAGCCGGCCAAACTGCCCGCCTCGGCCCCCGCCTGGTTGGTGGCCGTCGTGCTCGTGGCGGAGATCGCCGCAACGGCCGCCGCCAGGTCCGCGGCGAACTGCTTCAGCCGGTCGGCCCCCAGTTGAACCAGCGCGGCGGTACTGGCGCCTCGCACGGCCGTCTGAACGGCGGTGGCCAGGCGCAGCAGCTCGCCGTCGGCGTCTCCATCGATGGACGCGTTGTTGCGGTAGCCCTGGAAGGTCCGGGTGCGGTGCAACTCGCTCACGCGCTCCTGGCCCAGTTGCGCGAGGTCGGAGGCGGTGACACCTGCGCCGCCGACGCCCGCCGCCAACAGCTCGTCGATCATGCGTCTGGTGTCGGCGTTGACCGCGGGCGCGGTGGCGCGTGCGTGGTTCGCGCTGAAGTTCGACACGCCGACGGCGAACTCGACCGGGCCGGCCTGCCCGCGCGCTGCGCTGTTCCCGACGGCCTCCGACTTGAAGCGCCGAACGAACTCAGCCAGTTCGGCGGGGGACAGCTGCCGGTTCGAGTTGCCGCAGGCGCTGGCGATTGCCAGCTGCACGGTGGCATTGACCTGCACGCCGCCGGCCTCCAGGGCGTCGACGATCTGGGCGGCGGTGGTGGTGCGTGCCATGGTGCTCACTTGGTATAGAAGTTGGCGATCGACACGTCGGCCAAGACGCCGTCGAGCATCGTGACGGGTAGTGCACCAGCAGCGTCGAAGTGTGCGACCACGATTTGGCCCGCCGTCGCCGCGCGCAACCGACCAGCGGTGCCGACGGTCAGCTCTTGCCCGCGGGTGTACGTGCCGGCCGCCATCGCCCATTGGAAGATGAAGCCCGGCTCCAGAATGTAGGCCACACCACCGTCACCAGAGGCATAGGCCACCTTCAGTGGGTCAGTGTCGTCATAGAAGCTCGAAGCCAGAGGAACGTAGTAGTCCCGAATACCCAGAAGCGCCAGGCGGCCGCCGGTGGCGCTGGTGGCCTGGGAGAGGTTGGCGCCGATAAAGACGCCAGTGCACGGGAGCAGAGCACCGGAGACGGCGCGGTCGGTCACGGTGTGGGGCTGACGGTCAACAGGGCCGCGGAAAACGGTGTTGGGCATGGTGTAGACAGGTGGTGGTGGTGTGCCTGGAATGGTAGGAAGGAAGCCCCTGCACAACGTCGCCGCTACGCGTCCCAGTCGTCGCCGCTGAACCTGATGAACTGGCGCAGCTTCACCGACTTCGACTTGGCGAAGCGGGTGGGCTTGGGCGGGCGCTGCTTGGCACGCCGCTGGCGCTCGCGCTCGGCCCACTCGGCGGTTTCCTCAGGCCGCAGGCGCACCACCTTGACGCTGCCGAACTGGCGCTCGACCTTGATTGGCGGCGGCGGCGTGCTGGCCTGCGGCCTGCGCCTGGCCCGGCGCCTGTCGGCCTGGCTGGGCTCGCTGCTGTTCGCTGCCTCGGTCTTCGCTAGTTCGCCGAGTGCGAACACTGAGCTCGGGCCCTTGGTGCGGGGCGGCGCGGTGCCGGCGGCCGGCACGATGACATGGCGAACCGGCCACAGGCAAACATCATCGTCCGCGTCTGGCGCGTCGTTGGCGGCCTCGTGGCGCTGCAGCTCCTCGGGAGCGCTCGCCCGGGCCCAGCGCGGGGGGCGTGCTGTCGGCATGGTGGTTCAGCCCTTGGGGCCTTGTGGCCGCAAGGCCGCGAGCATCGCCTTGTGGATCGCCGGCGCTGCGCGCTCCGCGGCCTCGGTCAGAAAGCCGGGCTGCCCATCGTTGGGCCCCCAGTAGAAGCCCGCATCACGGCCGTTGCGCTTGGGTCTGGGCTTGTTCAGCCCGACCCACTTGCCCGCGGCCTCATGCACGGCCAGCGCGTACTCGGCCGTGAAGCCGATGCGGCCGACAAGGGCGGTTCCACGCATGCTGACTTCCGCGTACTGCGAGTTGATCAGCGTCGACGTCGCGATGGGCACCAGCGCGGCCACCTCGCCGCTGATCGCGCTGAGGCAGCTTCGCAGCGCGGCGACCTTCTGCCGCTCGATCTTGCCGATGAACTCGGGGAGCTTGTTCACGATGCGCACGCGGCGCCGGCGCGGGCCTGACATCAGAAACCGGCCTTGGCCAGCGCCTGCTGCGCGTGAGGGCGCAGGTCCGGCACAACGAAGGCGCGGCGGTGCGCGCGGTAGTGGGCGACCGCGAAGCCGGCCAGCGCTGCGGCGTAGGCCTCCTGCGCGGCCAGATAGCGCGCCTCGGCACCGCGGGCTTCGGCGGCCAGGATCCGCTGCAGCGCCATCTCGACCTCGCGCTCGGCCTGGCCCAGCACTTGGCGCGCCTGCGCCGCCTCCCCCTCGGCGGAGGCTTGCGACAGTTCCATGGTCGCAATGCGGTCGCTGCTCGAGGTGTCGACCTGAGCCGGTGGCGTGCCGGCCTTCACCAGTGCCAACAGGCGCGCGGCGGCCGACTGGGTGGCCTTGGTGTGCGCGTCGCGCTCGGCACGGATCATGTCCTTGATGGTGGCCACCGTCTGCTCGGCAGCCGCGAGGGCGCTGGCAGCGACTTCGCGGTGGCGCACGGCGTCGGCGTGCTGCTGGCGCGCGACGTCAGCGAGTTCCTCGTGCCGCAGCAGTTCGTCAAGGTGGGCACGCTCAGACCGCAGCGCCTCGAGTGTGTTGGACACGCGGCGCGCGTTGAGCTCGGCAAAGCGCACCACCTCCGCGAGGGTGTTGAAGCGCACCTCAGCGCCGGTGTTGGTCGGCAGCGTCAGCCGTGTCGAGGTGATGGTGTCAGCCACGGGGCACCTCCCGAGCGATCTTGAGGCGCAGGGCATCCAGGATGGTGTCCAGTTC
The genomic region above belongs to Aquabacterium sp. OR-4 and contains:
- a CDS encoding excisionase, producing the protein MTLAEWGAMRFTTPPSAYVLRQLCRRGLFDPPVEKIGRTWYIREDAVLLTADARGHDLEVSGDPGAPPRRLTLVEKLKLGGAI